The following proteins are co-located in the Bacteroidota bacterium genome:
- a CDS encoding substrate-binding domain-containing protein produces MGKLRIKDIALKVGVSVGTVDRVLHNRGEVAEETRQKVLKIVEEEGYVPNLLARRLASKKKFCFATLLPSYQNDNDYWKYPQVGVLKAQKELEDFGVIIQQFYFDQFNEKTFENQARELIKLSPDAILIAPVFAQKCMQLIDKCNIKGIPYVFIDSNIYASNRLSYIGQNAVQSGLLAGRLMSYSIESQSTILIITIAKNSVSTDHTTKRVKGFKDFFSSPLMKKKVNILDIDVEEDVDILLYKALVEAFDKNKNIQGIFVTNSKAYKVARFLEKNHLDKVHLIGYDLVKDNIFFLEKNIIDFLISQRPEVQGYNAVMTLYNYLILKKEVKMVNHTPIDIITKENLKYYLNLEL; encoded by the coding sequence ATGGGAAAATTAAGGATAAAAGATATTGCACTTAAAGTGGGCGTTTCCGTGGGTACTGTCGATCGTGTTTTGCATAACCGGGGGGAAGTAGCCGAAGAAACCCGGCAAAAAGTTTTAAAAATTGTTGAAGAAGAAGGTTATGTCCCCAATTTGCTTGCCCGCAGGCTGGCATCTAAAAAGAAATTTTGCTTTGCGACTCTGTTGCCCTCTTATCAAAATGATAATGATTACTGGAAATACCCTCAGGTAGGTGTATTGAAGGCTCAAAAAGAACTGGAAGATTTTGGAGTGATCATCCAACAGTTTTATTTTGACCAGTTTAATGAAAAAACATTTGAAAATCAGGCCAGGGAACTGATTAAGTTAAGTCCGGATGCCATACTTATTGCTCCTGTTTTTGCCCAGAAGTGCATGCAGTTGATCGACAAATGTAATATCAAAGGTATTCCGTATGTTTTTATTGATTCAAATATCTATGCCTCAAACCGCCTGAGTTATATAGGTCAGAATGCTGTGCAAAGCGGTCTGCTTGCCGGCAGGTTGATGAGCTACAGCATTGAATCCCAATCTACTATCCTCATTATTACCATTGCCAAGAATAGTGTAAGTACGGATCATACTACCAAGAGGGTCAAGGGATTCAAGGACTTTTTTTCCTCTCCCCTTATGAAAAAAAAGGTAAATATTCTGGATATTGATGTGGAAGAAGATGTTGATATACTTCTCTATAAGGCACTGGTTGAGGCTTTTGATAAAAACAAAAATATCCAGGGAATTTTTGTGACCAATTCAAAAGCATATAAAGTGGCCCGTTTTCTTGAAAAAAATCATCTTGACAAGGTACATTTAATTGGTTATGACCTGGTTAAGGATAATATCTTTTTTCTTGAAAAAAATATTATTGATTTCTTAATTAGCCAAAGACCTGAAGTACAGGGATATAATGCTGTTATGACTTTGTATAATTATCTTATCCTTAAAAAGGAAGTTAAGATGGTGAATCATACTCCAATTGATATTATTACCAAAGAAAACCTGAAATACTATCTTAATCTGGAGCTTTAA